In Melospiza melodia melodia isolate bMelMel2 chromosome 5, bMelMel2.pri, whole genome shotgun sequence, the DNA window CCGCTCCATCCCCGGCCCTCGGCGCTGCCCGTGCGCGGCCCGGCCCGAGGAGCGGGGTGCGGGGTGCGGAGTGCAGGGTGCGGGGTGCGGGATGCGGGGTGCAGAGTGCAGGGTGCGGGGTGCGGGATGAGGGGTGCGGGATGCGGGGTGCGGGATGCGGGGTGCAGAGTGCAGGGTGCGGGGTGCGGGATGCGGGGTGCGGGATGAGGGGTGCGGGATGCGGGGTGCGGGATCGGGGTGCGGGGTGCAGGATGCGGGGTGCGGGATGAGGGGTGCGGGATGCAGGGGTGCGGGGTGTGGGATGCGGGATGAGGGACGCGGGGTGCGGGATGAGGGGTGCGGGGTGCGGGATCGGGGTGCGGGATGCAGGGGTGAGGGGTGAGGGGTGTGGGATGCGGGATGAGGGATGCGGGGTGCCGGGTGTGGGATGCGGGGTGCAgggtgcgggatgcgggatgcgggatgcagAGTGCTGCCAA includes these proteins:
- the LOC134419135 gene encoding uncharacterized protein LOC134419135, with translation MQMRRNWQAGSAGGKAKKSYPPRAACWGPSDKLSRRVRQPQPLRTAPGDWQSLGSTLHPASRIPHPAPRIPHPAPRIPHPASHTPHPSPLHPAPRSRTPHPSSRTPRPSSRIPHPAPLHPAPLIPHPASCTPHPDPAPRIPHPSSRTPHPAPRTLHSAPRIPHPASRTPHPAPRTLHSAPRIPHPAPCTPHPAPRSSGRAAHGQRRGPGMERDSKVTPELPAHVAETRLAKGAHTAADLEPLCKFTRGYGKTNTEEPGESGGGG